The genomic stretch CCGGGCCGGCAGCAGGCGATTCCAGTGCTGGCGGCGCGCGCCCGGCCAGTTGGCGGTGTACAGCAGCAGGTCAGTGTCCTGGGGATCGCGGCTCCACACCGGGAAGCGCAGGTCGTAGCAAATCAACGGGCGTATGCGCCACCCCTTGAGTTCGAACTGCACTTGGCGCTCGCCAGGCGTGAAGTGATTGTGTTCGCCCGCCATGCGGAACAGGTGACGCTTGTCGTAATGCCAGACTTCGCCATCGGGTCGCGCCCACAGCAGGCGGTTGCGGTGGCTGCCATCGGCGGCCTGGACGATGATGCTGCCGGTAATCACCGCATCCAGCTTCGCCGCCTGGGTCCGCAGCCATTTGCTGGTCGGGCCGTTTTCCGCTTCGGCGAGGGTGGCCGACTCCATGGAGAAACCAGTGGTGAACATCTCCGGCAGGATGATCAGGTCCGCGCCGCGCGCCTGCTCCAGCAACAGTTCGAAGTGCTCGAGATTGGCCTGGCGGTCGTGCCAGGCCAGGGTGGTCTGGATCAGCGCCAGGTTGAGGTTGGGCAGGTTGCTCAGATCACGCATAATTTTTCCGCCGCCTCACGCAGCGTCTCCTCTCGCTTGGCAAAACACAGGCGCACCAGGCGCTGTTCCTGCGGTGGGTTCTGGTAGAACACTGACACCGGAATCGCCGCCACGCCGTGCTCACGGGTCATCCAGACAGCCATGTCGACATCGTTCAGGTCCGGGCGGATCTGCGAGTAATCGACCAGTTGGAAATACGTCCCGGTGACCCGGGTAAAGCTGAATCGCGATGGCTGCAACAGATCGCAGAACAGGTCACGCTTGGCCTGATAGAACGCCGGCAGTTGTTCGACGTGCTCCGGATGGGCCGCCATATAGTCGGCCAGCGCGTACTGCAACGGGGTCACGCCGCAAAAGCTGACGTACTGGTGCACCTTGCGCAGCTCTGCCGTGAGGGCCGGTGGCGCCACCACGTAGCCGGTCTTCCAGCCGGTGACGTGGTAGGTCTTGCCGAACGAACTGACCACAAAGGCGCGTTGATACAGCTCTTCATGGGCCAGCACGCTGACATGGGGTACGCCGTCATAAACGAGGTGCTCATAGACCTCGTCGCTGACCAGGTAGATGTCGCGGTCACGGATCAACTCGGCCAGTTGCTCCAGCTCGGCACGGGAAATCAGCGCGCCACTGGGGTTGTGCGGCGAGTTGAGGATGATCATCCGCGTGCGCGGGCTGAGCGCATCCTTCAGAGCCTGGAAGTCGATCGAGAAATCCTTCGCCGCCAGTTGCACGTGCACGCAGCGCCCGCCTGCCAGGGCCACCGAGGGCTCGTAGCTGTCATAGGCCGGGTCAAAGACGATGACCTCGTCACCGCTGTGGATCACCGCCTGGATCGCGCAGAAGATCGCCTGGGTGGCACCCGGGGTGATCGTCACCTCATCCTCGGCATCGACGCTGACCCCATAGCTGCGGGCGATCTTGGCCGCCACCTGTTGGCGCAATGCCGGCAGGCCGGTCATGGGGCAATACTGGTTGTGCCCATTGGCAACATGCCACCCCAGCGCATCGCGCAGGGCTTGCGGGCCATCGAAATCGGGGAAACCCTGGGACAGGTTGAGCGCGCCGCTCGAAGCCGCGAGCTGGGACATTTGGGTGAAGATAGTGATGCCGACATTCGGCAGCTTGCTGGTGATCATCAGTGGGCCCCTGCTGGTGAGCCATGAGTTTCAAGCGACAAGCGGCAAGTGGTCAAGCCTCAACCCAGCAGATGCAAAAAAGGGTCCTGAAGAGGACCCTTTTTCTGGTTTGAGCTACAAGCTACAAGCTCATCACTCGAAGCGGCTCACTTTTTATCGCGGCGCTTCTTGTCGGCTTTCTTGTGGTGCGACATCAAACGACGCTTCTTGTTGACCTGGCGGTCGGTGAGCGTGTTCTTCTTCGCCTCATACGGGTTCTCGCCACCCTTGAACTCGATGCGGATCGGCGTACCGACCAGCTTCAGCACACGGCGGTAAGTGTTTTC from Pseudomonas sp. S04 encodes the following:
- a CDS encoding amidohydrolase, yielding MRDLSNLPNLNLALIQTTLAWHDRQANLEHFELLLEQARGADLIILPEMFTTGFSMESATLAEAENGPTSKWLRTQAAKLDAVITGSIIVQAADGSHRNRLLWARPDGEVWHYDKRHLFRMAGEHNHFTPGERQVQFELKGWRIRPLICYDLRFPVWSRDPQDTDLLLYTANWPGARRQHWNRLLPARAIENLCYVAAVNRVGTDGKGFAYTGDSQVLDFQGETLLSAGEADGVFQVVLDAAELAAYRTRFPANLDADTFEFT
- a CDS encoding pyridoxal phosphate-dependent aminotransferase, with the translated sequence MITSKLPNVGITIFTQMSQLAASSGALNLSQGFPDFDGPQALRDALGWHVANGHNQYCPMTGLPALRQQVAAKIARSYGVSVDAEDEVTITPGATQAIFCAIQAVIHSGDEVIVFDPAYDSYEPSVALAGGRCVHVQLAAKDFSIDFQALKDALSPRTRMIILNSPHNPSGALISRAELEQLAELIRDRDIYLVSDEVYEHLVYDGVPHVSVLAHEELYQRAFVVSSFGKTYHVTGWKTGYVVAPPALTAELRKVHQYVSFCGVTPLQYALADYMAAHPEHVEQLPAFYQAKRDLFCDLLQPSRFSFTRVTGTYFQLVDYSQIRPDLNDVDMAVWMTREHGVAAIPVSVFYQNPPQEQRLVRLCFAKREETLREAAEKLCVI